A genomic window from Nitrospiria bacterium includes:
- a CDS encoding HD domain-containing phosphohydrolase: protein MPIETEKILIVDDEPNIRTILSRHLAKVGYSCTIAENSQNAMEVLETTPHALVITDIRMPGRDGVWLLQALKAKWPDTAVLMITALDDSQIAINCLKLGAYDYLIKPLHLEEVTLATQSALEKRRLVVENKHYQEELESKVVERTAKLQDALAELELNYDHTLEALVAALDAREHETGNHSKRVAQYTLLLSDPFDMSKTDRQDIYRGAFLHDLGKIGVSDNILLKPGKLTAEEWTEMQRHPSIGYNILKQIGFLDGALKTVISHHERFDGKGYPKGLRGQEIPLGARIFSVADAFDTMTTDRPYRKALTYPASRDEILRCSGSQFDPKVVEAFLKIAERDWLECQRAGRDPHSKK from the coding sequence ATGCCCATCGAAACTGAAAAGATCCTGATCGTGGACGATGAACCCAATATCCGAACCATTCTGTCCCGTCATCTTGCCAAGGTCGGCTACTCCTGCACCATCGCTGAAAATTCGCAGAACGCCATGGAGGTGCTGGAAACGACCCCCCATGCCCTGGTGATCACGGATATCCGAATGCCTGGACGGGACGGTGTTTGGCTTTTGCAAGCCCTGAAGGCCAAGTGGCCGGATACCGCCGTCCTGATGATCACCGCACTGGACGACTCCCAGATCGCAATCAATTGCCTCAAACTCGGCGCCTATGACTACCTCATCAAGCCCCTGCATCTCGAGGAGGTGACGCTGGCGACCCAGAGTGCCCTGGAAAAAAGGCGCTTGGTCGTCGAAAACAAGCACTATCAGGAGGAACTCGAGTCCAAAGTCGTGGAGCGAACCGCCAAACTCCAGGACGCCCTGGCGGAGTTGGAACTCAATTACGATCATACCCTGGAGGCGCTGGTGGCCGCGCTGGACGCGCGCGAGCACGAAACCGGCAATCACTCGAAACGCGTCGCACAATACACGCTTTTATTGTCGGATCCCTTCGATATGTCCAAGACGGACCGCCAGGACATTTATCGGGGGGCCTTTCTGCACGACCTCGGCAAGATCGGCGTCTCCGATAATATTCTCCTTAAGCCCGGCAAACTCACGGCCGAAGAATGGACCGAAATGCAACGGCACCCCTCCATCGGATACAACATCCTCAAACAGATCGGCTTCCTGGACGGCGCCCTCAAAACCGTCATCAGCCACCACGAAAGGTTCGACGGCAAGGGGTATCCAAAGGGGCTTCGCGGCCAAGAGATCCCCCTGGGCGCGCGCATTTTCTCGGTTGCGGATGCCTTCGACACCATGACCACCGATCGGCCCTACCGGAAGGCCTTGACGTATCCGGCCTCCCGGGACGAGATCCTCCGCTGCTCCGGATCGCAATTCGATCCCAAGGTGGTCGAGGCCTTTCTGAAGATCGCGGAGCGCGACTGGCTGGAATGTCAACGGGCCGGTCGGGATCCCCACTCGAAGAAGTAG
- a CDS encoding sulfurtransferase TusA family protein: MADTIKVDQSLDCKGLLCPLPVIRTKQAIDKMAVGQVLEMISTDPGSVADMAAWSKRTGHEMLEHRQADGLFQFYIRKAK, translated from the coding sequence ATGGCCGATACAATTAAAGTGGATCAATCCTTGGATTGCAAGGGTCTCCTCTGCCCGCTTCCGGTGATCCGGACGAAACAGGCGATCGACAAGATGGCCGTAGGGCAGGTCCTGGAAATGATCTCCACCGACCCGGGTTCTGTGGCCGACATGGCGGCCTGGTCAAAACGAACCGGCCATGAGATGCTGGAGCATCGGCAGGCCGACGGCTTGTTTCAATTTTATATCCGAAAGGCCAAGTAA
- a CDS encoding MATE family efflux transporter yields the protein MHYNVEVGKSLLRKQVRREVVALAMPVVLSSLLQRSVSIVDIFLVGGLGAPAIAAVGIGQLLIFISLTVIWALSSGTTVVVAQLCGGRRRPEAARIAFQSILLCIFLSVLISLLGGFFGLEGGRLLGAEPDVVNLADGYLKVIFGVFGFIALVNLLSNILYGVGDTRSPLIAVIIANVLHVLIAYPLIYGLWGAPQLGIVGAAIAVGISEAVAVLILFWALYRHGAVHAGRFNLVLLREVLRIGLPVFGDRALQQAGQTLYLKMIMFYGTAAYAAHQVGVSIEALSFMPGYGLSIAATTAVGQSLGANQRDRANMVNWEANRFAVMLMAGMAVLFFFFPYILLRLFTSDPEVIRLGTLFLKIVATLQIPLAITMVLSGSLKAAGDTQYLLFTTVVGSWVVRVPLAYLFTYGLGLSLPFVWSIMVVDWLVRMTLLLIRYRSERWHRPSLVQGQTFHELPD from the coding sequence ATGCACTATAATGTGGAAGTGGGCAAGTCACTCCTTCGTAAACAGGTCCGCCGCGAGGTTGTCGCCCTCGCCATGCCGGTGGTCCTCAGCAGCCTCCTCCAGCGGTCCGTAAGCATCGTCGACATCTTTCTGGTCGGCGGGCTGGGTGCCCCGGCCATCGCGGCCGTCGGAATCGGCCAGCTCCTGATTTTCATCTCGCTGACGGTGATCTGGGCGCTGTCCTCCGGCACTACGGTCGTGGTCGCCCAACTCTGCGGGGGCCGCCGGCGGCCGGAAGCGGCCCGAATCGCTTTCCAGTCCATCCTGTTATGCATTTTTCTTTCCGTTCTGATCAGTCTGTTGGGCGGCTTCTTCGGACTGGAGGGCGGGCGCCTTCTCGGAGCCGAGCCCGACGTGGTGAATCTGGCGGACGGTTACCTTAAAGTCATCTTCGGGGTGTTCGGATTCATCGCCCTCGTGAACCTTCTCTCCAACATTCTGTACGGGGTGGGGGACACCCGAAGCCCCCTCATCGCCGTGATCATCGCCAACGTGCTTCATGTGCTGATCGCCTATCCCCTCATCTACGGACTCTGGGGAGCGCCGCAGCTCGGCATCGTGGGGGCGGCGATCGCGGTCGGAATCTCGGAGGCCGTCGCCGTGCTGATCCTTTTCTGGGCGCTCTACCGGCACGGGGCCGTTCATGCGGGACGGTTCAATTTGGTTTTGCTCAGGGAAGTCCTCCGCATCGGACTGCCGGTCTTTGGGGACCGGGCCTTGCAACAGGCCGGTCAGACCCTCTATCTCAAGATGATCATGTTTTACGGAACGGCCGCTTACGCCGCGCATCAGGTCGGCGTCTCGATCGAAGCGCTCTCTTTCATGCCAGGGTACGGGCTCTCGATCGCCGCGACCACCGCGGTCGGCCAGAGCCTGGGAGCCAATCAACGCGATCGGGCCAACATGGTCAACTGGGAAGCCAATCGGTTCGCCGTGATGCTCATGGCCGGCATGGCCGTGCTGTTTTTCTTCTTTCCGTACATTTTGCTCCGCCTATTCACCAGCGATCCCGAGGTGATCCGTTTGGGAACCCTCTTCTTGAAAATCGTGGCGACGCTCCAGATCCCGCTGGCGATCACGATGGTTCTCTCCGGCTCGCTCAAGGCCGCCGGCGATACGCAATACCTCTTATTCACCACGGTGGTCGGAAGCTGGGTGGTTCGGGTGCCGCTGGCCTATCTTTTTACCTACGGCCTGGGGTTAAGCCTCCCGTTCGTCTGGAGCATCATGGTGGTGGACTGGCTCGTGCGGATGACCCTCCTCCTGATCCGTTACCGCTCCGAGCGGTGGCATCGCCCCTCCCTCGTCCAAGGACAAACCTTTCATGAACTCCCGGATTGA
- a CDS encoding YifB family Mg chelatase-like AAA ATPase, which translates to MIAKIRSSAILGLDAILVDVELDVALGLPMFTIVGLPDTAIKESKDRVRAALKNTGFNFPVKKITVNLAPADVKKEGSAFDLPMALGVLVAEEVLGPESVRDYLVVGELSLDGRVKSIRGALSIAVAVKEAGLRGLILPNENANEAAVVEGIQVYGADTLPQVVEFLNRNQSLVPVTVNLQEIFSEKAVYGDDFMDVKGQEHAKRALEVAAAGGHNLLMIGPPGSGKTMLAKRLPSILPAMNFDEAIETTQVHSVAGLLPERQPLLATRPFRSPHHTISDAGLIGGGHVPKPGEVSLAHNGVLFLDELPEFRRNVLEVLRQPLEDGRVTISRATASLSYPAQFMLVAAMNPCPCGFFTDPAHACVCTPLQIQRYRARVSGPLLDRIDIHVEVPAVPFRDLSAERVREDSTTLRKRVSHARRGQQERYQNDGIYCNAQLRPRQLKKHCGLDDDGRKLIELAMNKLGLSARAYNRILKVARTIADLDAKERIEPSHVSEAIQYRTLDRRGLV; encoded by the coding sequence ATGATCGCCAAAATACGGAGCAGCGCCATTTTAGGCCTCGACGCCATTCTTGTGGATGTGGAACTGGACGTGGCCTTGGGTCTCCCGATGTTCACGATCGTGGGCCTGCCGGACACCGCGATCAAGGAAAGCAAGGATCGCGTCCGGGCCGCGCTCAAGAACACCGGCTTTAATTTTCCGGTGAAGAAAATCACGGTGAACCTGGCCCCGGCCGATGTCAAGAAAGAAGGATCGGCCTTTGACCTGCCGATGGCCCTCGGGGTTCTGGTGGCCGAAGAGGTCCTGGGACCGGAGTCGGTGCGGGATTATCTCGTCGTGGGGGAGCTGTCCCTCGACGGCCGCGTCAAGTCCATCCGTGGAGCCCTGTCGATCGCGGTCGCCGTGAAGGAGGCCGGACTGCGGGGCCTGATTCTTCCGAATGAAAATGCGAACGAGGCGGCCGTGGTGGAGGGCATCCAGGTCTACGGCGCGGATACGCTGCCCCAGGTCGTGGAGTTTTTGAACCGGAATCAGTCCCTGGTCCCCGTCACGGTGAATCTTCAGGAAATTTTTTCGGAGAAGGCCGTCTACGGCGATGACTTCATGGACGTGAAGGGCCAGGAGCACGCCAAGCGGGCCCTCGAGGTGGCGGCCGCCGGCGGCCATAATCTTTTGATGATCGGCCCGCCCGGTTCGGGGAAGACGATGCTCGCGAAGCGCTTGCCGTCGATTTTGCCCGCCATGAATTTCGACGAGGCCATCGAGACGACCCAGGTCCATTCCGTCGCCGGCCTGCTGCCCGAACGGCAGCCCCTGCTCGCGACCCGTCCGTTCCGCTCCCCGCACCATACGATTTCTGACGCCGGTCTCATCGGCGGCGGCCACGTGCCCAAACCCGGAGAGGTCAGCCTGGCCCACAACGGCGTGCTGTTCTTGGATGAACTGCCGGAATTCCGGAGAAACGTTCTGGAGGTGCTCCGGCAGCCGCTGGAGGATGGACGGGTGACGATCTCTCGCGCGACCGCCTCCTTGTCGTATCCCGCCCAGTTCATGCTGGTGGCGGCGATGAATCCCTGCCCGTGCGGTTTCTTCACGGATCCCGCTCATGCCTGTGTCTGCACGCCGTTGCAGATCCAACGCTACCGCGCCAGGGTCTCCGGCCCCTTGCTCGACCGAATCGATATCCATGTGGAGGTGCCGGCGGTTCCGTTTCGGGATCTGTCCGCGGAGCGGGTGCGGGAGGATTCGACCACCCTCCGCAAACGGGTCAGCCACGCGCGGCGGGGCCAGCAGGAGCGGTATCAAAATGACGGGATTTACTGCAACGCGCAGCTGCGGCCGCGGCAACTCAAAAAGCATTGCGGCCTCGATGACGACGGACGGAAACTGATCGAGCTGGCGATGAACAAGCTGGGCCTGTCGGCCCGGGCCTACAATCGGATCTTGAAGGTCGCCCGGACGATCGCCGATCTGGATGCCAAGGAACGGATTGAGCCGTCGCATGTCTCCGAGGCGATCCAGTACCGCACCCTCGATCGGCGGGGCCTGGTATGA
- a CDS encoding DsrE/DsrF/DrsH-like family protein, which produces MSTTLDKSLNDLIEAKVKEILDRRVEALVAEKLKKEKESRRKRLAIAVVSKGTIETAYAALILATTAAALDMEAGVYFSFFGLNILKKGNQDSLKVVPLGNPAMPVAMPNIVSVLPGMTSLATFMMKREIKKKKIATVPELMQIALETGVKLWPCQMAMEMFNLKKEDLIDGLPDPVGAATFLEYAGEADITLFI; this is translated from the coding sequence ATGTCAACCACTCTCGATAAGAGCCTGAACGACCTGATCGAGGCAAAAGTCAAGGAGATCCTCGATCGGCGCGTCGAGGCGCTGGTGGCGGAAAAACTTAAAAAGGAAAAGGAAAGCCGACGGAAGCGCCTGGCGATCGCGGTGGTCTCGAAGGGAACGATCGAAACCGCCTATGCGGCCCTGATCCTGGCCACGACCGCGGCCGCGCTGGACATGGAAGCCGGCGTTTATTTTTCATTTTTCGGCCTGAACATCCTTAAAAAGGGCAATCAGGATTCGCTTAAGGTTGTGCCGTTGGGAAACCCGGCCATGCCGGTGGCCATGCCCAACATCGTGAGCGTCCTTCCGGGAATGACATCCCTTGCGACCTTCATGATGAAGCGGGAGATCAAGAAGAAAAAGATTGCCACGGTCCCGGAGCTCATGCAGATCGCGCTCGAGACGGGAGTCAAACTGTGGCCCTGCCAGATGGCAATGGAAATGTTCAACTTGAAGAAAGAGGATCTGATCGACGGACTCCCGGATCCGGTCGGGGCGGCAACTTTTCTCGAGTATGCCGGCGAGGCCGATATCACATTGTTTATCTGA
- a CDS encoding RDD family protein, with the protein MTDHRDQVRFWSRRLSIPLGSAVLIGLLTAGVYLDLFHRIPVPQLPAPVYNLQAAGLGNRIYLFLIRRDSSADPSKESRWMNTVEEDRMQGESEIKPFQSVVAFSDKLWFFSEGTYRVFDGKEWLRFDAPWIGDDPVVGTVPEQLFVLSRLGKDFSLTSYTRDVWERPMPIATDPNDQNLFCSEQCPSRLLILDDKVNYFWLKDHTLYRWVLDGEHPGRVESLGGVFGQLEGFDALSFSDRIYIWNVPVTGPAPANGSPKSHPIGLKVWDGSGWHGEKDIVRPAPDGLLELSAFLLQGKPHLMINAGIKMEDVSWEDGAPERSVLLMGGDLGQTMLGYLDRVLWLFFVMVTLATVGLMFALTYWKPMPKTPGIRFASIGQRFLAEAFDAALILVPAWIVIRSRLDPESLLSSNPIAHFLNETGTGLLIAGFMLLVYHGLAEGFWGQTVGKRLCGIAVMGQDLKPCTMWQSVIRNLLRLADGILFYWVGLISLAVTDRWQRLGDLAGRTVVVRTKP; encoded by the coding sequence ATGACGGATCACCGGGATCAAGTTCGCTTCTGGAGCCGCCGCCTGTCCATCCCGCTTGGATCGGCCGTGCTCATCGGACTGCTGACGGCCGGAGTCTATCTGGATTTATTTCACCGCATTCCTGTCCCGCAACTCCCGGCTCCGGTCTATAACCTTCAGGCCGCCGGTCTGGGAAATCGGATTTATCTTTTCCTGATCCGGCGCGATTCATCGGCCGATCCGTCCAAAGAGAGCCGGTGGATGAATACGGTGGAGGAGGATCGGATGCAGGGGGAATCGGAAATCAAGCCCTTTCAATCCGTGGTCGCCTTCTCGGACAAGCTCTGGTTCTTCAGTGAGGGGACGTACCGCGTCTTCGACGGCAAGGAATGGCTGCGGTTTGACGCCCCCTGGATCGGTGACGACCCGGTTGTCGGGACGGTACCGGAGCAGCTCTTTGTCCTCAGCCGCCTCGGGAAGGATTTCTCTCTGACGTCTTACACCCGTGACGTCTGGGAACGGCCCATGCCGATTGCGACCGATCCGAACGATCAGAACCTCTTTTGCTCGGAACAATGTCCGTCCCGCCTGCTGATCCTTGATGACAAGGTCAATTATTTCTGGCTAAAAGACCACACTCTTTATCGTTGGGTATTGGATGGGGAACACCCGGGTCGCGTCGAATCGTTGGGAGGGGTGTTTGGACAGCTCGAAGGCTTCGATGCCCTGTCGTTCTCCGATCGAATCTACATTTGGAATGTTCCGGTCACGGGACCGGCACCGGCCAACGGTTCCCCGAAATCCCATCCGATCGGTTTAAAGGTTTGGGATGGAAGCGGGTGGCATGGGGAGAAGGATATCGTGCGGCCCGCTCCGGACGGTCTTCTGGAGTTATCGGCATTCCTCCTGCAGGGCAAACCGCATCTTATGATCAATGCCGGTATCAAGATGGAGGATGTCTCCTGGGAGGACGGCGCCCCGGAACGATCCGTTCTTTTGATGGGAGGCGATCTGGGACAGACCATGCTCGGCTATCTGGACCGGGTGTTGTGGCTTTTTTTCGTGATGGTTACGCTGGCCACGGTGGGTTTGATGTTCGCGCTGACGTACTGGAAACCCATGCCGAAGACTCCGGGTATCCGCTTTGCGTCGATCGGGCAGCGGTTTCTGGCCGAGGCGTTCGATGCCGCGCTGATTCTCGTCCCGGCATGGATCGTCATTCGATCCCGGCTCGATCCGGAAAGCCTGCTATCCTCCAATCCCATCGCGCATTTTTTGAATGAAACCGGGACGGGTTTATTGATCGCCGGGTTCATGCTTCTTGTCTATCATGGCCTGGCCGAAGGGTTCTGGGGGCAGACCGTCGGCAAACGGCTCTGCGGGATCGCGGTGATGGGACAGGATCTAAAACCCTGCACGATGTGGCAGTCCGTAATCCGCAATCTCCTGCGCCTGGCGGACGGGATCTTATTCTACTGGGTGGGGCTGATCAGCCTCGCCGTCACCGACCGTTGGCAACGTCTGGGCGACCTGGCCGGTCGGACCGTTGTCGTGCGGACGAAACCATAA
- a CDS encoding site-2 protease family protein, whose protein sequence is MEKPSLHPIPINEPGSPAKTDSESFRSGEEVRIRQQIPWVNALLFIATIFTTLLAGALQQGAEVFRHPVELISGIPFSFTLMAILLTHEMGHYLTSRYHGVSATLPYFIPAPSIIGTFGAFIRMTSPILNKRALLDIGASGPIAGFVVAIIAVAVGLNHSRIVEVSTLEGMKLGTPLIFSIISNLTIGPVPDNYDVLLHPIAFAGWIGMFVTALNLIPIGQLDGGHVVYAVLGRHHRTLSLLMVPTLILLGIIGWPGWFLWAVLPLVFGINHPPVLDADRPLGRSRQIIGWVSLAIFILTFTPTPFMG, encoded by the coding sequence ATGGAAAAACCTTCCCTACACCCCATCCCGATCAACGAACCCGGTTCACCCGCGAAGACCGATTCCGAATCGTTTCGCTCGGGTGAAGAAGTCCGGATCCGCCAACAGATCCCCTGGGTCAACGCACTGCTTTTCATCGCAACGATCTTTACGACGCTCCTGGCCGGCGCCCTTCAACAGGGCGCGGAGGTCTTCCGCCATCCGGTCGAGCTGATCAGCGGAATACCCTTCTCCTTCACCCTGATGGCCATCCTCCTGACGCATGAGATGGGCCATTACCTCACCTCCCGCTACCACGGGGTCAGTGCCACGCTGCCCTACTTCATCCCGGCTCCGTCGATTATCGGAACCTTCGGAGCCTTTATTCGAATGACCTCGCCGATCCTGAACAAACGCGCGCTTCTCGATATCGGCGCCTCCGGACCGATCGCCGGATTCGTCGTGGCGATCATCGCCGTGGCGGTCGGATTGAATCATTCACGCATTGTCGAGGTTTCCACCCTCGAAGGAATGAAGCTCGGCACCCCGTTGATTTTCTCGATTATTTCCAATCTGACCATCGGCCCCGTGCCGGATAATTATGATGTGCTGTTGCACCCGATCGCGTTTGCCGGTTGGATCGGAATGTTCGTCACGGCCCTCAACCTGATCCCGATCGGCCAACTGGACGGCGGTCATGTGGTGTATGCCGTCCTCGGCCGGCATCATCGGACCCTTTCATTGCTTATGGTCCCTACCCTGATTCTGCTCGGGATAATCGGCTGGCCGGGCTGGTTTCTCTGGGCCGTGCTTCCGCTCGTTTTCGGGATCAATCACCCGCCGGTGCTGGATGCGGACCGTCCCCTCGGCCGGAGCCGGCAGATCATCGGATGGGTCTCGCTTGCGATCTTCATCCTGACCTTCACGCCAACCCCTTTCATGGGATAG
- a CDS encoding inositol monophosphatase family protein — protein sequence MRNKTEPSPFLDVALQAAKAGGKVLRKFFATDMRIDFKGEVNLVTEADRAAEAVIVRTIRRRFPDHRFLAEEGGEHATPESIGSDHKWIVDPLDGTTNFAHSFPMFCVSIGLETRGEVVLGLVYDPLHEEMFLAEKGKGATLNGRRIHVSKTEKLNASLLVTGFAYDVRQDLLNNLDHFSNFSLRVQGVRRTGSAALDLCYVACGRFDGFWEMKLSPWDTAAGSLIATEAGATVTDFGNRPYQIYLKEILASNGKIHREMVEVLESAKRSGR from the coding sequence ATGCGAAATAAGACCGAGCCAAGCCCCTTTCTCGATGTCGCCCTCCAGGCGGCAAAGGCCGGTGGAAAAGTTCTGAGGAAGTTTTTCGCCACCGATATGCGGATCGATTTCAAGGGCGAGGTGAATCTGGTGACCGAGGCGGACCGGGCGGCCGAAGCGGTCATTGTTCGCACGATCCGCAGACGATTTCCGGATCATCGGTTCCTGGCCGAGGAGGGTGGGGAACATGCCACGCCCGAATCGATCGGATCCGACCACAAATGGATCGTCGATCCGCTGGACGGCACCACCAACTTTGCCCACAGCTTTCCGATGTTCTGCGTCTCCATCGGGTTGGAAACCCGTGGCGAAGTCGTCCTGGGCCTGGTGTACGATCCGCTGCACGAGGAGATGTTTCTGGCCGAGAAAGGTAAGGGGGCTACACTGAACGGCCGCCGGATCCATGTGTCGAAGACCGAAAAACTCAACGCCAGTTTGCTCGTGACCGGCTTCGCCTACGATGTGCGGCAGGACCTGTTGAACAATCTGGATCACTTTTCAAACTTCAGCCTTCGTGTCCAGGGTGTGAGGCGGACCGGTTCGGCCGCGCTGGACCTCTGTTATGTGGCCTGCGGTCGCTTCGACGGATTCTGGGAAATGAAGCTTTCGCCGTGGGATACGGCCGCGGGTTCTCTGATCGCCACCGAAGCCGGGGCGACCGTGACCGATTTTGGAAACCGACCGTATCAGATCTACTTGAAGGAGATCCTGGCCAGCAACGGCAAGATTCACCGGGAGATGGTCGAGGTTCTGGAATCGGCCAAGCGCTCGGGTCGGTAG
- a CDS encoding CPBP family intramembrane glutamic endopeptidase, with translation MRLDSSSKATVIRPGNERWSGLAVIPIVFTVTYSIWSSALPASLWSTLVPQGVAYACLAVWSAVNTRRLDGLFIVTRHLAGSLRVGSLVGCLTGLVNLWVIVKLTPWLGYSFDFLRDTPHARMPFALMVPWGIVLIAVLVEVNFRGFLLGRLAAMGGDKAYGPVLAVIVSAVAFSRDPFMMTVFRGYHWLALTDGLIWGGLILRTRSLFSTMAAHAVEVILVYSALWIFYR, from the coding sequence TTGCGGCTCGATTCATCTTCGAAAGCCACGGTTATCCGGCCCGGGAATGAACGGTGGAGCGGCCTGGCCGTCATTCCAATCGTCTTCACCGTTACCTACTCGATTTGGTCCTCCGCGCTCCCCGCGTCGTTATGGTCGACGCTGGTTCCTCAAGGCGTCGCCTATGCCTGCCTCGCGGTGTGGTCGGCCGTCAACACCCGTCGTCTGGATGGTCTTTTCATCGTCACGCGTCACCTGGCGGGAAGCCTGCGGGTGGGTTCACTTGTGGGCTGTCTCACCGGACTTGTCAATTTGTGGGTCATTGTTAAACTGACTCCATGGCTGGGATACAGTTTTGATTTTCTGCGTGACACGCCGCATGCGCGCATGCCGTTTGCGTTGATGGTCCCATGGGGCATAGTCCTGATCGCCGTGTTGGTCGAGGTGAACTTCCGAGGGTTCCTTCTGGGACGACTGGCCGCGATGGGGGGGGACAAAGCGTACGGACCTGTTCTCGCCGTGATCGTATCGGCCGTGGCCTTTTCCCGGGACCCGTTTATGATGACGGTCTTTCGGGGGTATCACTGGCTGGCGCTGACGGACGGTTTGATATGGGGCGGGCTTATTCTCCGGACCCGGAGCCTGTTCTCCACCATGGCGGCCCATGCCGTCGAAGTCATTCTGGTTTATTCCGCCCTCTGGATTTTTTACCGGTGA
- a CDS encoding MFS transporter produces the protein MKNHRSEQRGWYFYDWANSAFSTTVVTVFLGPYLTTLAISAAGPDGFLDLFGLRLKAGSFFPYVVSLSVLLQVIFLPVLGAIADYSHRKKQLLAAFAYLGALATTGMYFLYGTRYLVGGGLFVLANVSFGASVVLYNAFLPEIAGPDQRDSVSSMGWAIGYLGGGLLLLMNLILFSKADAFGMTTGQAVRISLASAGVWWGFFTIIPLLTLKSRQPVKRLPPTESFLTVGFKQLGRTLGKVRAYPQTLLFVVAYLFYNDGIQTVITLSSEFGQEELKLPLSTLTTVILMVQFVAFFGSLLFNFVAKGIGSRQAIAVSLLIWTGCLIYAYGFLQTAFQFFILAAVIGIVLGGSQALSRSVYSLMIPRGQEAEYFSLYEVSERGTSWLGPLLFGLSLQLTGSYRIALVSLVIFFILGLVLLLRVDVRKAAIEAGNQPPT, from the coding sequence TTGAAAAACCATCGTTCCGAGCAGCGCGGGTGGTACTTTTACGATTGGGCCAACTCCGCCTTCTCCACGACCGTAGTAACGGTTTTCCTGGGTCCATATCTCACCACACTGGCCATTTCGGCCGCCGGTCCCGATGGGTTCCTGGACCTTTTCGGCCTCCGCCTGAAGGCCGGCTCGTTCTTCCCCTACGTGGTTTCCTTATCCGTGCTGCTTCAGGTTATTTTTCTGCCCGTCTTAGGCGCGATCGCGGACTACTCGCATCGGAAAAAGCAGTTGCTGGCCGCCTTTGCCTATCTGGGCGCCTTGGCCACGACCGGCATGTATTTTCTGTACGGGACTCGCTATCTGGTGGGCGGGGGGCTCTTCGTTTTGGCCAATGTCAGCTTCGGCGCCTCGGTCGTCTTATACAACGCCTTTCTCCCGGAGATCGCCGGCCCCGATCAGCGCGACTCCGTTTCCTCCATGGGCTGGGCGATCGGGTATCTGGGCGGCGGCCTGCTCCTGCTGATGAACCTGATCCTGTTTTCAAAAGCCGACGCTTTCGGGATGACAACCGGACAGGCGGTGCGGATCAGTCTGGCCTCGGCCGGAGTGTGGTGGGGATTCTTTACGATCATCCCGTTGTTGACCCTGAAAAGCCGGCAGCCGGTCAAGCGGCTGCCGCCGACGGAAAGCTTTCTGACGGTCGGGTTTAAGCAGCTTGGTCGCACCCTCGGAAAAGTGCGGGCCTACCCGCAAACCTTGCTCTTTGTCGTGGCCTATCTGTTTTACAACGACGGGATCCAAACGGTGATCACATTGTCTTCGGAATTCGGCCAGGAAGAATTGAAATTACCGCTTTCCACATTGACGACCGTAATTTTAATGGTGCAGTTCGTCGCCTTTTTCGGATCCCTCCTTTTCAATTTTGTCGCCAAAGGCATCGGCAGCCGGCAGGCCATCGCGGTCAGTCTTCTGATCTGGACCGGGTGTCTGATCTACGCCTATGGCTTCCTGCAAACCGCATTCCAGTTCTTCATTCTGGCCGCCGTGATCGGCATCGTTCTCGGCGGCAGTCAGGCCTTGAGCCGCTCGGTCTATTCGCTCATGATACCGAGAGGCCAGGAGGCGGAGTATTTCAGCCTGTACGAGGTGAGCGAACGGGGGACCAGTTGGCTGGGCCCGCTGCTCTTCGGCCTATCGCTCCAGCTGACCGGAAGCTATCGTATCGCCCTTGTTTCCCTGGTGATCTTTTTTATCCTGGGCCTGGTTTTATTGCTGCGTGTGGATGTTCGGAAGGCGGCGATCGAGGCGGGCAATCAACCGCCGACGTAG
- a CDS encoding PilZ domain-containing protein yields MKERRRNLRMTIMGMVRVWLPGEPNFVEGYLANISRGGIGIYLGKKTRTGQKLRIAVLLKGQEGQEEEFEAKVAWTSRAGALYMVGVQFEKMTEDKYHAVLTSLFP; encoded by the coding sequence ATGAAAGAACGACGACGGAATCTTCGGATGACCATCATGGGGATGGTCCGGGTCTGGTTGCCGGGCGAACCAAATTTTGTGGAAGGGTATCTGGCCAATATCAGCCGGGGCGGCATCGGGATCTATCTGGGTAAGAAGACCCGGACGGGCCAAAAACTCCGCATCGCGGTTTTATTGAAAGGTCAGGAGGGCCAGGAAGAAGAATTCGAGGCCAAGGTGGCCTGGACCTCCCGGGCCGGAGCGCTTTACATGGTGGGTGTTCAGTTTGAGAAAATGACCGAAGATAAATATCACGCCGTACTGACCAGTCTTTTTCCATGA